A genomic region of Paroedura picta isolate Pp20150507F chromosome 4, Ppicta_v3.0, whole genome shotgun sequence contains the following coding sequences:
- the SNAPC2 gene encoding snRNA-activating protein complex subunit 2 → MKPPSRRRSVPARYALDSVVHAWSDREKRRLLRALRAHGEGPLRPELLKKYLPGREEAEILVYVQLLKERVAREAVKAQYQSLKHQRQKGPTPAPIEVWTELAEKLTGSLQNSTTTAFSQVLTVASTEPLSLLHSVPPKPVKTQQCSSPSAHNERRENSAEEQGFHVDFESIYKYLSMLSRGSKAPELSPAEAAVVLDLLLSLPEELVFLDIMKLKNHMYKCYAELNGHYAGERRTQADSSQSNNSSRDSCHMSLPVYQITNCHPQHKEFASSTDAPSAEAPEASVMDWKTLGICPLNSFLLPLDILVRKEMNLDRGNQNL, encoded by the exons ATGAAGCCGCCGTCGAGACGCCGCTCTGTTCCGGCTCGCTATGCTCTCGATTCCGTCGTCCACGCTTGGTCAGATCGAGAGAAGAGGCGTCTGCTGAGGGCCTTGAGAGCTCACGGCGAGGGGCCTCTGCGCCCGGAGCTGCTGAAGAAGTATCtgccggggagggaggaggctgag atttTGGTCTACGTGCAACTGCTGAAAGAACGGGTAGCAAGAGAAGCAGTCAAGGCACAATATCAGTCTCTCAAGCATCAGCGGCAGAAAGGCCCAACTCCAGCACCTATTGAG GTATGGACAGAGCTGGCTGAGAAGCTGACAGGTAGTCTTCAGAACAGTACGACAACTGCATTTTCTCAG GTTCTAACTGTTGCATCTACTGAGCCCCTCAGCTTGCTTCATTCCGTGCCCCCAAAGCCTGTGAAGACCCAACAGTGTTCATCCCCATCTGCCCATAATGAAAGAAGGGAAAACTCTGCAGAAGAGCAAGGATTCCACGTGGACTTTGAAAGTATCTACAAGTACCTTTCCATGCTCTCACGTGGGTCTAAAGCACCAGAACTCTCACCTGCTG AGGCAGCTGTGGTCCTGGATCTGTTGCTGTCACTTCCAGAAGAGCTAGTTTTCCTTGATATTATGAAGCTGAAGAACCACATGTACAAATGCTATGCAGAGTTAAATGGCCATTATGCTGGGGAGAGGAGGACACAAGCAGATTCAAGCCAGTCTAACAACAGTAGTAGAGATTCATGCCACATGTCACTCCCTGTGTATCAGATCACTAACTGCCATCCACAGCATAAAGAATTTGCTAGTTCCACAGATGCTCCCAGTGCTGAAGCTCCTGAGGCCTCTGTTATGGACTGGAAGACTCTGGGTATCTGTCCTCTGAATTCATTCTTACTTCCTTTGGATATTTTGGTGCGAAAGGAAATGAACTTGGACAGAGGAAATCAGAATTTGTAA